CGCTCGTTGTTATAGACCCACATCCATGCATACGCCATTGTTTGCGCATCCTTGAGCCGGGTAAAACAATATGCATCCAACACCTCTGTCCTGAAGCTGCGGTTGAAGCGCTCCATATAGCCGTTTTGATATGGTTTGCCAGGCTGGATAAATTTCATCTCAATCCTTCTTTTCTTCGCCCACTCATCCATCGCATCTGCGATGAACTCAGGCCCATTATCCACGCTGATCTTCTGGGGCGCTCCACGCCATGCTATCAGTTGATCCAGTTCCCGGATCACCCGTTTGCTGGTCAGGCTCGTATCCATGGTTATTGTCATCACTTCGCGGTTGAAGTCATCAATCACATTCAGTGATCTGAAGCTTACTCCATTGCTTAGCGTATCGTGCATAAAGTCCATAGACCAGGTAATATTGGGTCTTATAGGCCAGACCAATGGCTCCAGCACCCTGGCTGGCAAACGCTTCTTGTGTTTGCGTCTCAGGTTCAGCTTCATTTCAGTGTATATCCGGTAAACCTTCTTATGGTTCCAATGGTAGTTCTGCCGTCTCAGATAGTGGTGCATCATCCAGAAACCCCATCGATTATGCAGCTGCGCAACATCGGCCAGCTGCTCCCGC
This region of Chitinophaga parva genomic DNA includes:
- a CDS encoding IS3 family transposase, whose amino-acid sequence is MQYATNVHGISVRQAIKIFSIQPSVYYYKPKSNDDAVVREQLADVAQLHNRWGFWMMHHYLRRQNYHWNHKKVYRIYTEMKLNLRRKHKKRLPARVLEPLVWPIRPNITWSMDFMHDTLSNGVSFRSLNVIDDFNREVMTITMDTSLTSKRVIRELDQLIAWRGAPQKISVDNGPEFIADAMDEWAKKRRIEMKFIQPGKPYQNGYMERFNRSFRTEVLDAYCFTRLKDAQTMAYAWMWVYNNER